One genomic segment of Clostridium saccharoperbutylacetonicum N1-4(HMT) includes these proteins:
- the yaaA gene encoding peroxide stress protein YaaA — MKIIISPAKKMQLDTEIEKYNMPCFLDKTELLMKYIQNLSYDEAKILWKCSDKIAKTSFEYFTNMNLTEKLTPAILAYEGIQYQYISPNVFDLDQLDYVENHLYILSGFYGILKPFDGVVPYRLEMQAPIKLSGYKDLYDYWGDSLFNKLYKNTNIVLNLASKEYSKCIENYLNKKVQLISCTFGEYKEGKILTKGTLAKMARGEMVRFMAEEKIETISEIKNFNRLGYKFNKEKSNNKNIVFIKE; from the coding sequence TTGAAGATAATTATATCACCAGCAAAAAAGATGCAGTTAGACACAGAAATCGAAAAATATAATATGCCCTGTTTTTTAGACAAAACAGAATTATTAATGAAGTATATTCAAAATTTAAGCTATGACGAAGCTAAGATTTTATGGAAATGTAGTGATAAAATTGCTAAGACAAGCTTTGAATACTTCACTAATATGAATCTTACGGAAAAACTTACTCCTGCTATATTAGCATACGAAGGAATACAATATCAGTATATTTCTCCAAATGTATTTGATCTTGATCAATTAGATTATGTTGAAAATCATTTATATATTCTATCTGGTTTTTATGGAATTCTTAAACCATTTGATGGCGTCGTGCCATATCGTCTTGAAATGCAAGCTCCAATAAAGCTTTCAGGTTATAAAGACTTATATGATTACTGGGGGGACAGCTTATTTAATAAACTATATAAAAATACAAATATTGTCTTAAACCTTGCATCTAAAGAATATAGCAAATGTATTGAAAATTATTTAAATAAAAAAGTTCAATTGATATCATGCACTTTTGGTGAGTATAAAGAAGGTAAAATTTTAACCAAAGGAACCTTAGCTAAAATGGCCAGAGGTGAAATGGTTAGATTTATGGCTGAGGAAAAAATTGAAACAATATCAGAAATAAAGAACTTTAATAGACTCGGTTATAAATTTAATAAGGAAAAATCAAATAATAAAAATATTGTCTTTATAAAAGAATAG
- the bcp gene encoding thioredoxin-dependent thiol peroxidase produces the protein MLEFGTKAPDFKLLNQDGKETSLSDFRGRKIVLYFYSKDNTAGCTKQACGFAERYPDFQEKGAEVIGISKDSVESHRKFADKYNLNFTLLSDTEKKIIEAYDVWKEKNMYGKKTMGVVRTTYLIDENGIIIKAFSKVNAAKNPTDMLETI, from the coding sequence ATGTTAGAATTCGGAACAAAGGCCCCTGATTTTAAGCTATTAAACCAAGATGGAAAGGAAACATCACTATCAGATTTTAGAGGTAGGAAAATTGTATTGTATTTTTATTCAAAAGATAATACTGCAGGATGTACAAAGCAAGCTTGCGGTTTTGCAGAAAGATATCCTGATTTTCAAGAAAAGGGTGCAGAAGTTATTGGTATAAGTAAAGATTCTGTAGAATCTCACAGAAAATTTGCTGATAAGTACAATCTAAACTTCACTTTACTTTCAGATACAGAGAAAAAAATTATTGAAGCTTATGACGTGTGGAAAGAAAAAAATATGTATGGGAAGAAGACAATGGGTGTTGTAAGAACTACATATTTAATTGATGAAAATGGAATAATTATAAAAGCCTTTTCGAAGGTAAATGCTGCAAAAAATCCAACCGATATGTTAGAAACCATCTAA
- a CDS encoding DUF5105 domain-containing protein, with protein MMKKRILSFTVLVVLLFSFLFSGCDTNAAKNSADIYCSLIFKSDAQNIQKIGLSDADKDKLIKDYQDKIKSELKKNLLLMGYAASDEQLNSISDAYKEALSKITYETKQISKSVDQAEVEISATNFDIKKIDEKASVAALDETDKMNFANNDEENKKFSEIYLVKLAEELKSAEISSDKASNTFKFKKVNKYWVADDETNFGYKLVRLATSKDNHDLSINEESISPKESAEVFWNLVIKEDSSGMEKLGYSKAFGDRIIKGMNKTDFNDFKKQFSKLGVSLSDSQIQSILDALRNGMSKTSATFEEVSKANNTAQVKVTSTSLNLNSIVNQVGTTTKNQVISGRITDKQKIMDAFATNLINAINNAQITSGSKSNSFSFTKIGDLWIPSNTKKYIETIGEMSMN; from the coding sequence ATGATGAAAAAAAGAATACTTAGTTTTACAGTATTAGTAGTACTGCTATTTAGTTTTCTATTTAGTGGGTGCGATACTAATGCCGCAAAAAATTCAGCGGACATTTACTGTTCATTGATTTTTAAATCTGATGCTCAAAACATTCAAAAAATAGGTTTATCAGATGCCGATAAAGATAAGCTAATAAAAGACTATCAAGATAAGATAAAGAGTGAATTGAAAAAAAACCTTCTTTTGATGGGATATGCTGCTTCAGATGAACAATTAAATTCAATCTCTGATGCTTATAAAGAAGCACTTTCAAAAATCACTTATGAGACCAAACAAATTTCTAAGTCAGTAGATCAAGCTGAAGTAGAAATCTCAGCTACTAATTTTGATATAAAAAAAATAGATGAAAAAGCTTCTGTCGCTGCTTTAGACGAAACTGACAAAATGAATTTTGCAAACAATGATGAAGAAAATAAAAAATTTAGCGAAATTTATTTAGTCAAACTTGCTGAAGAATTGAAGAGTGCTGAAATAAGCTCTGATAAAGCTTCAAATACCTTTAAATTTAAAAAAGTTAACAAATATTGGGTTGCAGATGATGAAACTAATTTTGGATATAAATTAGTTAGATTAGCAACCTCTAAAGACAATCATGATTTAAGTATTAACGAAGAAAGTATTTCTCCAAAAGAAAGTGCTGAAGTTTTCTGGAATCTAGTAATCAAAGAAGATAGCAGCGGTATGGAGAAACTTGGTTATAGCAAAGCATTTGGAGATAGAATTATTAAGGGTATGAATAAAACTGATTTTAATGATTTCAAAAAACAATTTTCTAAATTAGGTGTTTCATTATCTGATAGCCAAATTCAAAGCATACTAGATGCATTAAGAAACGGAATGAGTAAGACTTCTGCAACTTTTGAAGAAGTATCTAAAGCAAATAATACAGCGCAAGTTAAAGTTACTTCAACCTCTTTAAACTTAAACTCAATTGTAAATCAGGTTGGAACCACAACTAAAAATCAAGTAATATCTGGAAGAATTACTGATAAGCAAAAAATTATGGATGCTTTTGCTACAAACCTTATTAATGCAATTAATAACGCACAGATAACTTCTGGTAGCAAATCAAACTCTTTTAGCTTTACTAAAATTGGAGATTTATGGATACCATCAAATACTAAAAAGTACATTGAAACTATTGGAGAAATGAGTATGAATTAA
- a CDS encoding response regulator, which produces MKKIKVLFVDDELNVLNAIKRITLLEDFESLFSMSGEKALEEFENNEIAVIVTDMRMPKMNGLDLLEKVKEISPNTVRMVLSGYAQMSQVIATVNKVGVFKYITKPWNNEEEFLPAIHEAIKYYKLEDENEAFKIQLLEKNKLYQKMLNMNNDLIKNSQKDIAYIKAVSKIIFDIKNNMYELLRDECLRQKPFSEQIDKVFFQYLETVPSVIEVFNLNAFRDGFDELKKNNVAVIFDDQNVVNINYLGNRKVLELIFNKVLEVIAWKAKKEELLLNIKNIDTLKLNLFVKNKDAFNDIINDKEAMLILNFLDALGKIFGGKVTVVPEKFVIIMNTALKIMD; this is translated from the coding sequence ATGAAAAAAATTAAAGTACTTTTTGTAGATGATGAACTTAATGTATTAAATGCAATAAAAAGAATAACATTACTTGAAGATTTCGAATCTCTTTTTTCTATGAGTGGAGAAAAAGCTTTAGAAGAATTTGAAAATAATGAGATTGCTGTTATTGTTACAGATATGAGAATGCCAAAGATGAATGGATTAGATCTTTTGGAAAAAGTTAAAGAAATATCTCCTAATACTGTTAGAATGGTGCTTTCGGGATATGCTCAAATGTCCCAGGTAATAGCAACGGTTAATAAAGTTGGCGTTTTTAAATATATTACAAAACCTTGGAATAATGAAGAAGAATTTCTTCCAGCAATTCATGAAGCTATAAAATATTATAAATTAGAGGATGAAAATGAAGCTTTTAAGATTCAACTATTAGAAAAGAACAAGTTATATCAAAAAATGTTAAATATGAATAATGACTTAATAAAGAATAGTCAAAAGGACATAGCTTATATTAAAGCTGTGAGTAAAATTATTTTTGATATAAAAAACAATATGTATGAGCTTTTAAGAGACGAATGTCTAAGACAAAAACCTTTCAGTGAACAAATTGATAAGGTGTTTTTTCAATATTTAGAAACAGTACCTAGTGTTATTGAAGTATTTAATTTAAATGCTTTTAGAGATGGGTTTGATGAGTTGAAAAAAAATAATGTGGCTGTTATTTTTGATGATCAAAATGTTGTTAATATTAATTATTTGGGAAATAGAAAAGTCCTAGAATTAATATTTAATAAGGTTTTGGAAGTTATTGCGTGGAAAGCAAAAAAAGAAGAATTACTCTTAAATATTAAAAATATTGATACACTAAAGCTTAATCTTTTTGTAAAAAATAAGGATGCCTTTAATGACATCATTAATGATAAAGAAGCTATGTTGATATTAAACTTTTTAGATGCTTTGGGAAAAATATTTGGAGGTAAAGTTACTGTAGTTCCAGAGAAATTTGTAATTATTATGAATACTGCTTTAAAAATAATGGATTAG
- a CDS encoding rubredoxin-like domain-containing protein, with product MKKLFKCSVCGFVCEGLEAPEKCPKCGVPKDKFVELSSEEADKIYQSDRTNDIHMEIIELADKIAKLSIEGIDLKLDPNCVAAFEKAKKDAWTIKQISKAELAGHMSKGKW from the coding sequence ATGAAAAAATTATTCAAATGTAGTGTATGTGGTTTTGTATGTGAAGGTTTAGAAGCTCCAGAAAAATGTCCAAAATGCGGAGTTCCAAAGGATAAGTTTGTTGAGCTGTCGAGTGAAGAAGCTGATAAAATTTATCAATCTGACAGAACTAACGATATCCATATGGAGATAATTGAATTGGCTGATAAAATCGCAAAACTCTCTATAGAAGGAATAGACTTAAAATTAGATCCTAATTGTGTTGCTGCTTTTGAAAAAGCAAAAAAAGATGCTTGGACTATTAAGCAAATATCAAAAGCTGAATTAGCAGGACACATGTCTAAAGGAAAATGGTAA
- a CDS encoding tetratricopeptide repeat protein, whose amino-acid sequence MSEKNKKYHITKISNAKVNESSGTILEAEKRLSESMIWKLQSDFFANQGPEAWIKGIVPQYITTNPYIANQYAKTVFGYLRDYAAREDMDKNAVIYIMELAAGVGRFTYTFLKRFLQLIENSSLKNIKFKYLVTDFAERNIEYWQNHSFLKPYFESGILDCATFDISKDEEIKLRYSGEVLSSGKMKNPLILFANYTFDSLPQDTFYVNEGEIFEGLISITSQGENNDPNDKSILAGLDYYYTDKKIEDMNYYEDKILNDVLKHYKKSLEDTAFYMPIIGLRCITRLRKLFNDDVILISADKGYKNEEVMNKNYHPYLSKHGCVSMTVNFHALELYFKGLGGKAIHSIYDHESINVSLFMLSQSNHDLIETSMAYNEVIETIGPDDFYNMKKAIMPLSSSLTTKELLTFLRFTIWDSRTLLELYNILLERIPSEEDFPKDELITAINKAWEYYFPIGEEGDLGYYFGSILGYLGQDEDALRFFESSLEFYGECPETNYEIALCYYNLQQVDKALEYAEKALNIDPDFEEGLNLKNMIIEILTD is encoded by the coding sequence TTGTCAGAGAAAAATAAAAAATATCATATTACTAAGATTTCTAATGCAAAAGTCAATGAAAGTTCTGGAACAATACTTGAAGCAGAAAAGCGCTTATCAGAATCAATGATTTGGAAATTACAGTCGGATTTTTTTGCAAATCAGGGACCAGAAGCGTGGATTAAAGGTATTGTGCCTCAATATATAACAACAAATCCTTATATTGCAAACCAATATGCTAAAACTGTTTTTGGATATTTAAGAGATTATGCTGCGAGAGAGGATATGGATAAAAATGCTGTTATATATATAATGGAACTTGCAGCTGGAGTAGGTAGATTTACCTATACTTTTTTAAAAAGATTTTTGCAGCTAATTGAAAACTCTTCATTGAAAAATATAAAATTTAAATATTTAGTAACAGATTTTGCAGAAAGAAATATTGAATATTGGCAAAATCATAGTTTCTTAAAACCTTATTTTGAATCAGGGATACTTGATTGTGCAACCTTTGATATATCTAAGGATGAAGAGATTAAACTTAGATATAGCGGGGAAGTTTTATCAAGTGGAAAAATGAAAAATCCTTTGATTTTATTTGCTAATTATACTTTTGACAGTTTACCTCAAGATACTTTTTATGTAAATGAAGGGGAGATTTTTGAAGGGTTAATTTCTATTACGTCTCAAGGTGAAAATAATGATCCTAATGATAAATCAATACTTGCAGGATTAGATTATTATTATACAGATAAAAAAATAGAAGATATGAATTATTATGAAGATAAGATTTTAAATGATGTATTGAAGCATTATAAGAAATCTTTAGAAGATACAGCATTTTACATGCCTATAATTGGGTTAAGATGTATTACTAGATTAAGAAAGCTATTTAACGATGATGTGATTTTGATATCAGCTGATAAAGGGTACAAAAATGAAGAGGTTATGAATAAAAACTATCATCCATATTTATCAAAGCATGGATGTGTTTCTATGACAGTAAACTTTCATGCCTTGGAATTATATTTTAAAGGTCTTGGTGGAAAAGCAATTCATAGCATATATGATCATGAAAGTATCAATGTATCTTTATTTATGCTTAGTCAAAGTAATCATGATCTTATAGAAACTTCAATGGCTTATAATGAAGTTATTGAAACTATAGGACCTGATGATTTTTATAATATGAAAAAAGCAATTATGCCTTTAAGTTCATCGCTAACAACTAAAGAACTTTTAACTTTTTTAAGATTTACAATATGGGATTCAAGAACCTTACTTGAATTGTATAATATATTACTTGAAAGAATACCAAGTGAAGAAGATTTTCCTAAAGATGAGTTAATTACTGCGATCAATAAAGCTTGGGAATATTATTTCCCTATTGGCGAAGAAGGAGATTTGGGATATTACTTTGGCTCAATATTAGGTTATCTTGGTCAAGATGAAGATGCTCTTAGATTTTTTGAGTCTTCTTTAGAGTTTTATGGTGAATGTCCAGAAACAAATTATGAAATTGCACTTTGCTATTATAATTTACAACAAGTGGATAAAGCACTTGAATATGCAGAGAAAGCTTTAAATATAGATCCTGATTTTGAAGAAGGACTAAATTTAAAGAACATGATTATTGAAATATTAACTGATTAA
- a CDS encoding ankyrin repeat domain-containing protein gives MNISEILFGPKTKSILRSIKKGNIEEINSFIQNGGNVNEVNDERSLLHFAIDNCEDNYYEVIELLINSGADINSTQSHTKETPLHRVCARIRPRMDVVKLLLERGSDVNIENISGKTPIFHCNFSFSVELLKLLLDYGADIKHTDKYNNTILHEDYVLCGDKYDFEEYLKFILSLGIDINSENNVGHTPLFLCKNKDIGNILFEYSKKSELKS, from the coding sequence ATGAATATTAGTGAAATTTTGTTTGGGCCAAAAACAAAATCTATTTTAAGAAGTATAAAAAAAGGGAACATAGAAGAAATTAATTCTTTTATACAAAATGGTGGCAATGTTAATGAAGTAAATGATGAAAGGAGTCTTCTTCATTTCGCTATAGATAATTGTGAAGATAACTATTACGAAGTAATTGAACTTTTAATAAATAGTGGCGCGGATATAAACAGTACTCAAAGCCATACTAAAGAGACGCCTTTACACAGAGTGTGTGCCAGAATTAGACCTAGAATGGATGTTGTTAAATTATTATTAGAAAGAGGATCAGATGTAAATATTGAAAATATATCAGGTAAGACTCCTATTTTTCACTGTAATTTTAGTTTTTCAGTTGAACTTTTGAAGCTTCTCCTTGATTATGGAGCAGATATAAAACATACTGATAAATATAACAATACTATATTACATGAGGATTATGTATTGTGTGGAGATAAATATGATTTTGAAGAGTATTTAAAATTTATTTTATCACTTGGAATAGATATAAACTCAGAAAATAATGTTGGACATACACCTTTATTTCTTTGCAAAAATAAAGACATTGGCAATATATTATTTGAATACAGTAAAAAAAGTGAACTTAAATCATAG
- a CDS encoding aldo/keto reductase has product MESEGKSSQMKYRNDRKGNNISILGYGCMRFTRKGSSIDLDKAEKEIMAAIDSGINYYDTAYVYPGSETALGEIIKRNNCRDKIFIATKLPHFMVKAKKDLEKYFNEQLKRLQTDYVDYYLIHMLTDVQTWNRLVGFGLMEWLKEKVDKGQIRNIGFSYHGNTETFLQLLEVYDWDFCQIQYNYLDEHSQAGKRGLQAASKKGIPVIIMEPLRGGRLVNLLPEKAKNIIKENSRKRTPAEWSFRWLWNQPEVTCVLSGMNSLEMLRENIEVAKNVDIDEFTKEDFELIEQVKKEINSNIKVGCTGCGYCMPCPKGVDIPGTFHSYNLMYSENKKSGRHNYLMCTAIRKNPSSASQCVECGKCEQHCPQHIEIRKELKKASKELETPVYKIAKTAIKLFKRL; this is encoded by the coding sequence ATGGAGTCTGAAGGAAAATCTTCACAAATGAAGTATAGGAACGATAGAAAAGGTAATAATATATCTATATTGGGTTATGGATGTATGCGTTTTACAAGAAAGGGAAGCAGCATTGATTTAGATAAAGCAGAAAAGGAAATTATGGCAGCAATTGATAGTGGCATAAACTATTATGATACGGCTTATGTTTATCCAGGTAGTGAAACAGCTCTTGGTGAAATTATAAAGAGGAATAATTGTAGAGATAAAATATTTATTGCAACAAAGCTCCCACATTTCATGGTTAAAGCTAAAAAGGACTTGGAAAAGTATTTTAATGAACAATTAAAAAGACTACAAACAGATTATGTTGATTATTATCTTATACATATGCTTACAGATGTACAGACTTGGAACCGATTAGTAGGTTTTGGACTTATGGAGTGGCTGAAGGAGAAAGTTGATAAGGGACAAATTCGTAATATTGGTTTTTCTTATCATGGAAATACAGAAACTTTTCTTCAGCTTCTTGAGGTCTATGATTGGGATTTCTGTCAAATCCAATATAACTATTTAGATGAACACAGCCAGGCTGGAAAAAGAGGATTGCAAGCTGCAAGTAAAAAAGGCATTCCGGTGATTATAATGGAGCCATTACGTGGAGGAAGGCTTGTTAATTTGTTGCCTGAAAAAGCTAAGAATATAATAAAAGAAAATTCAAGGAAACGTACTCCAGCAGAATGGTCTTTTAGGTGGCTTTGGAATCAACCTGAAGTTACTTGTGTATTATCAGGAATGAATTCTCTTGAAATGCTTCGAGAAAATATAGAAGTTGCTAAAAATGTTGATATAGATGAATTCACAAAGGAAGACTTTGAATTAATAGAGCAGGTTAAGAAAGAGATTAACAGCAATATTAAAGTAGGATGTACAGGCTGTGGTTATTGCATGCCATGTCCAAAGGGAGTGGATATTCCAGGAACTTTTCATTCTTATAATCTTATGTATTCTGAAAATAAGAAATCTGGAAGACATAACTATCTTATGTGCACTGCAATACGTAAGAATCCGAGCAGTGCTTCACAGTGTGTTGAATGTGGTAAATGCGAACAGCATTGTCCTCAGCACATAGAAATTAGAAAAGAGTTAAAAAAAGCTAGTAAAGAATTAGAAACACCAGTATATAAGATAGCCAAAACAGCTATAAAATTATTTAAGAGGTTATAA
- a CDS encoding ABC transporter substrate-binding protein encodes MRRKNFIVGLIIFGVFMFIIISKLCNYRSLEVWQNSNKSLPSEVRIGYQVSPSGELLAKANGAVEKKFPNTKIYWEKYDSGREVVEALAKGLIDMGSLGTPPAVLGIANNVPYKIYYIDDIIGDSEALVVKKDSGISLFSDLKGKRIATTFNSSSHYSLINALKLNKINPADVELIDMKMPEIYSAWQRYDIDGAYAWEPVKSRLVSEGGKILITSEDLAKKGVVTGEVGIVQNDFASKYPNFLKEYISVLNDSVHQYRDKPEESAIALSKEFSLPKDETIKLMYGVTVLDAKDQTNPQYIGTENNPGGFAKVLKDTGDFLASINSIKNSPDLSVYQQAILNNLYQ; translated from the coding sequence ATGAGACGAAAAAATTTTATTGTAGGACTTATTATATTTGGAGTATTTATGTTTATAATAATATCTAAGCTTTGCAACTATAGAAGCTTAGAAGTTTGGCAAAATAGTAATAAGAGTTTGCCTAGTGAAGTTAGAATAGGATATCAGGTTTCACCTAGTGGAGAATTACTAGCAAAAGCAAATGGAGCTGTTGAAAAAAAATTCCCAAACACTAAAATATATTGGGAAAAATATGATAGTGGGAGGGAGGTAGTTGAAGCTTTAGCTAAAGGATTGATAGATATGGGCAGTCTTGGAACACCTCCAGCAGTTTTAGGTATAGCTAATAATGTTCCTTATAAAATATATTATATTGATGATATCATAGGGGATAGTGAGGCTCTTGTTGTAAAAAAAGATTCAGGAATAAGCTTATTTAGTGATTTGAAAGGTAAAAGAATAGCAACTACTTTTAATTCATCATCACATTATAGTTTGATAAATGCATTAAAATTAAACAAAATTAATCCAGCAGATGTAGAATTAATTGATATGAAAATGCCTGAAATATATTCAGCATGGCAAAGATATGATATAGATGGAGCATATGCATGGGAACCAGTTAAATCGAGATTAGTATCAGAAGGTGGAAAAATTCTAATTACATCTGAAGATTTGGCAAAAAAAGGAGTGGTTACTGGCGAAGTTGGAATTGTTCAAAATGATTTTGCTAGTAAATATCCAAATTTTCTTAAGGAGTATATTTCAGTGTTAAATGATTCTGTACACCAATACAGAGATAAACCTGAAGAATCAGCAATAGCACTTTCTAAAGAATTTAGTTTACCAAAAGATGAAACTATAAAGCTTATGTATGGAGTAACTGTACTTGATGCGAAAGATCAAACTAATCCACAATATATAGGAACTGAAAATAATCCAGGAGGCTTTGCTAAGGTATTGAAGGATACGGGAGATTTTTTAGCTAGTATTAATTCTATTAAAAATTCTCCTGATTTATCAGTTTATCAACAAGCAATATTAAATAACTTATATCAGTAA
- the ahpC gene encoding alkyl hydroperoxide reductase subunit C — protein sequence MSLIGTEVKPFKASAYKNGEFLNISEENFKGKWSVVCFYPADFTFVCPTELEDLQDNYDTLKKLGAEVYSVSTDTHYTHKAWHDSSEAIKKLTYTMIGDPSHILSRNFDVLIEADGLADRGTFIIDPDGIIQAVEINAGNIGRDASVIVNKIKAAQYVRNNPGEVCPAKWKEGASTLKPSLDLVGKI from the coding sequence ATGTCATTAATAGGAACAGAAGTAAAACCATTCAAAGCATCTGCTTATAAAAATGGTGAATTTTTAAATATATCAGAAGAGAATTTTAAAGGTAAATGGAGTGTTGTTTGTTTTTATCCAGCAGATTTCACTTTCGTATGCCCTACTGAATTAGAGGATTTACAAGATAATTATGACACATTAAAAAAACTTGGTGCTGAAGTATACTCAGTTTCAACTGATACTCACTACACTCACAAAGCTTGGCACGATAGTTCAGAAGCTATTAAAAAGCTTACTTATACTATGATTGGTGATCCTTCACATATACTTTCTCGAAATTTTGATGTTCTAATAGAAGCTGATGGTCTTGCTGACCGAGGTACTTTTATAATAGATCCAGATGGCATTATTCAAGCAGTTGAAATAAATGCAGGAAATATAGGTCGAGATGCCAGTGTTATTGTCAATAAAATTAAAGCCGCACAATATGTTAGAAATAATCCGGGCGAAGTTTGCCCAGCGAAATGGAAAGAAGGAGCTTCTACTCTTAAGCCAAGCCTTGACTTAGTAGGGAAGATTTGA
- the ahpF gene encoding alkyl hydroperoxide reductase subunit F — protein sequence MILDDELKEQLAEYIDLLENDILIKASVGSDELSEDTTALVEELAAMSPKIKVENATLLRTPSFSINRIGEDTGVIFSGLPLGHEFNSLILAMLQVSGRPPKIDDKTIEAIKNLKGTYNFETYMSLTCHNCPDVVQALNIISILNPNVTNVTIDGESFYDELDEKNIMAVPAVYLNGEFFGLGRMTLEEILAKLSSAPTGADLNDKEPYDVLVVGGGPAGASAAIYSARKGIRTGIIVERFGGQVLDTLGIENLIGVKYTEGPKLGANLEEHVKDYDVDIINLQRSKNIIKKDLFEVELENGAILKSKTVIISTGAKWRNVGVPGEQEFKNKGVTYCPHCDGPLFKGKEVAVIGGGNSGIEAAIDLAGIANHVTVFEFMPELKADSVLLNRLNSLTNVTVLKNVQTKEFTGTSKIDGITYVVRDTNEVKHIDVDGIFVQIGLVPNTEWLNDTVEKNKLGEIVIDNHGATNIPGIFAAGDCTDSPYKQIIISMGTGATAALSAFDYLIRN from the coding sequence ATGATACTTGATGATGAATTAAAAGAACAATTAGCAGAATATATTGATCTTTTGGAGAATGATATTTTAATTAAAGCAAGTGTTGGTTCTGATGAATTATCAGAAGATACTACTGCATTAGTTGAAGAATTAGCTGCTATGTCTCCAAAAATAAAAGTTGAGAATGCAACTTTATTAAGAACACCTAGTTTTAGCATTAATAGAATTGGAGAAGATACAGGAGTTATTTTTTCAGGACTTCCATTAGGTCACGAATTTAATTCATTAATTTTAGCTATGCTACAAGTTAGCGGAAGGCCTCCAAAGATTGACGATAAAACAATAGAAGCTATTAAAAATTTAAAAGGAACATACAATTTTGAAACTTATATGAGCTTAACTTGCCACAACTGTCCTGATGTCGTTCAAGCCCTAAACATAATTAGTATTCTAAATCCTAATGTTACTAACGTAACAATTGATGGTGAATCTTTCTATGATGAGCTTGATGAAAAAAATATAATGGCAGTACCAGCTGTTTATTTAAATGGAGAATTTTTTGGTCTTGGTCGTATGACTCTTGAAGAAATTCTAGCAAAATTAAGCAGTGCCCCTACTGGAGCAGATTTAAATGATAAAGAGCCTTATGATGTACTTGTCGTAGGAGGTGGTCCTGCTGGAGCAAGTGCAGCAATTTATTCAGCTAGAAAAGGCATAAGAACTGGAATAATTGTTGAACGCTTTGGTGGACAGGTATTAGACACTTTAGGAATTGAAAATTTAATTGGTGTGAAATATACTGAAGGTCCAAAACTTGGTGCTAATCTTGAAGAGCATGTTAAGGATTATGATGTTGATATTATAAATTTACAAAGATCTAAAAACATTATCAAAAAAGACTTATTTGAAGTTGAATTAGAAAATGGTGCTATTTTAAAAAGTAAAACTGTAATAATTTCAACAGGGGCTAAATGGCGAAACGTCGGTGTTCCTGGAGAACAAGAATTTAAAAACAAAGGTGTAACTTACTGTCCTCACTGTGATGGTCCTTTATTTAAAGGAAAAGAAGTTGCAGTAATAGGCGGAGGTAATTCAGGAATTGAAGCCGCTATTGATTTAGCTGGAATTGCTAATCACGTAACAGTTTTTGAATTTATGCCAGAACTAAAGGCTGATTCAGTATTACTAAACCGCCTTAACAGTTTAACTAATGTTACTGTTCTTAAAAATGTTCAAACAAAAGAGTTTACAGGTACTAGCAAGATAGATGGAATCACATATGTTGTGCGTGATACTAATGAAGTTAAGCATATTGATGTTGATGGTATATTTGTTCAAATAGGACTTGTACCAAATACTGAATGGCTTAATGACACAGTTGAAAAAAATAAATTAGGTGAAATTGTAATTGATAACCATGGCGCTACAAATATACCAGGTATTTTTGCAGCAGGAGATTGTACAGATAGCCCATATAAGCAAATTATTATTTCTATGGGCACAGGTGCAACTGCAGCCTTGAGTGCATTTGATTATTTAATAAGAAATTAA